A segment of the Labrus mixtus chromosome 15, fLabMix1.1, whole genome shotgun sequence genome:
TTCCACATAGTTTAATATGCTCAGTGTAACAATTTGGAAAGGTTGTTTAATCCTTAAATAAAACCATGCATTAAGTTATTTTAACCAACTTTGTTAACCTAATTACCCCAGAGGTACAGCTGCCCATTATCCAAGAGCCTATGATGCCCACTGCCCCAGCTCCTCAGCTTCCCATGGCAGCTGCCCTGGAGCCTACATTGCCCAACACCACAGAGTCCAATGCTAAGCGTCACAGAGCTCCAACCAGCCCCTTCTGGTATCCAGATCCGGCCAACAACTTTTCCTGGTTCCCAGTCAGCGGCCCGGCGTACAATGTACACTTACTTGAGAATCTCCAGTTTACAATGTAAACTCATCAGGCCGTCTGCAAGAAGCTTCACACCTGTATCCAACAGGTCGTTATGACTCAGGTCCAGCTCGGTGAGGTTAGAGGATGCAGAGTTGAGGACTGAGGATAAGAGACCTTTGCATGATTCTGCAGTGAGCTCACACCAACTTAGCCTGTGAAAGAGTTTGTTAATTAGAAACTCTACCAAAAATAGAAGCTATGGGAAGGTCAAAAAAGTCACTAGAGCAATTTAATCAGTTTTCTTATGTTTTCAGGTTATTAAGAGGGGGCATTGCAAAGTACTTACATAGCAGTTTTGGCGACTTTGACGACCGGCAACATTCCCAGAAGTACTTTCTCTGATTTGCGGTACTTTTTTAGATCAAACACATCCAGCTTCTCATCTGAAGTCAGCAGCACAAAGGTTAGAGCCGACCACTGGGATGTGGAGAAGTTTTCAAATGTGGCTGTTTCTGACTTAAGGTACTTTTTGACTTCTTTCACAAGAGACTGGTCATTCAGCTCATTCAGACAGTGGAAAAGATTGAAATTTTGATCAGCATCACTGTTCTCTTCTCTTATCTTTTCTTTGATGTATCCAATTGTTTTCTCATTGGTCTCcttgttattttctgtcttcttcagCAGCTCTTTCAGGAGAGTTTGATTTGTCTCCAGAGAAAGGCCAAGCAAGAAGCGAAGAAACAGATCCCAGTCTCCATTTCTGCTACCTAAGGCCTTGTCTACTGCTGTCCTGTAAAAGTCTAATGCAGGCACGTCTGTGTCTGTTGAAGGGGGTTTGGCAAGCAGATTTACACCTTTGTCACTGAATGTGTGAAATGCATAGAAAGCTGCCATGAACTCTTGAACACTCAGATGGACAAAGCAGAACAATTTCTGTTGGTACAGCCCATGGCTTTCTCGTTTAATCTGGGTAAAGATGCCTGAgaagactgcagcctctgtgatGTTGACACCACACTCTATCAATGTTTCTTCAGTGAAGACAAGGTCTCCTGTCTCGAGCCCTTCAAAAGCCAGCTTCCCGAGAGAAACAACTGTGGTCTTGTTTCTTGTGTTCCAGCATGAATCTGGCTCAGAATTCTCACTTGTCTCATCTGTGCCATACTTCACATTCGCCTGTCTGCATTGTAACAAAACGAAGTGTATGTACATGTCAGTCAGAGTGCTGGGCATCTTCCCGACTTCTTTTCTTTCCACAAAGTCCTCCAGAACTGTTGATGTCAGCCAGCAAAACACAGGGATGTGACACATAATGTAAACGGTTCTTGAAGTCTTGACATGTGACAAGATTTTCTCAGCCAAATCTTTATCATCAAATCTCTTCCTGAAGTACTCCTCTTTCTGGTCATCATTGAATCCTCGTACCTCTGTAACACGGTCAACTTTACCAGCAGGGATACTGTTGGATGCTGCAGGTCTGGAGGTGATCCAGACTTGGGCTTTAGAAAGCAGATTGCCTTGGATGAGGTTTGTCAGCAGAACTTTCACAGAGGTTTGCTTTTTCACATCTGTACACTCTTCACTTTCATTGAAGACGAGATCAAGGCGACACTCATCGAAACCATCCAGGACAATCAGGATATTATACTTGTCATAATCTTCTATTTCTGATGTCTTCATTCCTGGAAAGAAACTATAAATGAGTTCCTCCAAGCTGTGCATTTCATCTTTTCTCAAATTCAGCTCGCGGAAAGACAGCggaaacataaagaaaatgtcCGTGTGGGACTTATCCTCAGCCCAGTCCAGCATGTATTTCATGGTGGCAAATGATTTTCCAATGCCTGCCATTCCAGTTGTTAGCACAGATTTAATGTTCTTAGGTTTTCCTACTGCTGGTTCAAAGATGGCATCATACTTAATGGATGTTTCCTTTGGTTTGAACTTGGCACCTTCAATCTGTATGGCCTCATGTTGAATATTGAcctctcctctttccccctctatGATGTAGAGATCTGTGTAGATTTCATTCAGGAGAGCAGATGTTTTCTGCATGTCCACCCCCATTGTCACATGAGTAAATTGCTCCTTCAGCTGAGATTTGAGTTTCCATTTACTTGCAAGATCAGTCttatctgtggaaaaaaaaagaaaacattacttTGGAGAAACACTAGCCACTTAACATGATTACAATTTGGGATGCAATTTTACTGCAATTCATAAACCACTATTAATGAGCATGATATCTTGCCGAATAACAGGATAGGCACAAACACCAACATGTACTGGATGGATGTTTTTTCGTATTTCATTATACGATTGCTTTATTAACATTTAATATGTTTAAACCTTctttctctgttctgttgtttaaTTCTACAACTATGTTTGTCAATACTTAATCCATAACTTAATTGTATATTCTCctttatgtatgtttgtattgtATTTCCATATTCAGCACCAGTAAGCTTACATCTTATTTCTGTCCTCCTGTCAACACAGTTGTCAGGCAAGTGTTTGGCAGCTGAAGGTTGGGAGGTTATCCAGATCTGTGCAGAAGGAAGCAGAGATCCTCTGATGAGGTTTGTCAGTAACACATTTACTGAAGCTGATTCTCTCACATCAGTCACGGTGTCGTTGTTGTCAAAGTCAAGAGCTGTTTGAAAAGCATCCAATCCATCCAGGACAAACAGAACTTTGAACTGTTCAAAGTTAGAGATGACTATTTGTTGAGTTTCCTCAAAGAAATGGTTAAGTAGTTCAAACAAGctgacttttttctctctaatcAAATTAAGCTCAGAGAGGTCAAGTGGAAATATAACTTCTTCATCATGAGCTTTGACTCGGCCCCTTATGGAATCTAAAAGCCACGTAAAAACTGAGCTGTTGGCATTTTTAGCCCACTCTTTTATAAATCTCTTCACATGGAAAGATTTCCCAATACCAGTCACACCAGTAGTCAgcacatttcttatttttttttcatttgtatctTTGAAGATATCAGATACTGCAGTCACTTGAGTCACTGATGTTGCCACCGTACGTTcgtttttctctccatctttggTTTCAatacttttctcctctctcgtgatgtgttctgtgtctgtctggTTAGAATGATTTATGTCTCcatcttgaatgtttttttgaaatCTTCCTTTGAGGGTGGATATCAGCTTCTTCCGTCTCTCCAAGGTCtctgaacaaacaaaacaaatgtcattATTGATTGATCTTCATGTCATGTCAGCAATCTTTTTTACAAAATCTCAGAACCCTTCAGCATTCATCATCTTTCACCATCTGACAGATGATAAGCCTCTGGGAATGGATGTTAATTTCTCCATAATTCCGGTGAAGCGCACAGTTAAAGATATACAGGCAACAATTCCTTTCAGTGTGGCATTTACATGTGCAACGTTAACACAGCCATTCTTTGGTCCATAATGTCCTAGATTGAGTCTCAGTTCAACAGCAGACTATAAATTACATGACCACTTTTCCCTGACTCACACAAATGGGACAAGCCCACAAAAGGAAAAGGCTTTTCTCGTGATTTACTTAATGTCGTTAACAGGaataatgttataataataatataatgatgcagatttgtaaaaagtaaaaatgcaaGCTTTTTCAGGTCTGTCGTCAAGAgtagaagaaaataacttttaaaatgcttgATTTTTTAATTGAGATTGGACCGATCCCTTCTGATGCATTTCAGGTAGTCGTGAAATCTTAACACTAATTGGCTTTAACACAGCTTCAAGCAAATTTGTTGCTGAGTTAGAGATGTTCGATCCAGAGTGGATTGTTAGCTGCACATTTAtccagatatctgtttatagagatcaATTAATTACCgttctttgttttattccttTCTGTCTAAGTAGTACCATATACCGTAGAGGCATCCTTTCTTTTCACTTTAGCCTATTCTTTAGATAACCGCTGATGGTTGCTGGTATTTCATTACGTAGGTAGGATAACGTTCCACCTGGTTTTTTTACTGTCCACACAGTGTTTCTCCAGTATACACCAAAGCATGTTGATACGTGATTGGTCAATGCATCTCTGACTCCATATGTACAAAATGAAACCAGAGCACTTAACATGCTGATAATCAGGACACGTGTACACATTCTATATTTCTATGTAGAATATGTAAATGGAGATTCTAGCCTACAGTATAGGGTTCTAACACAGGTATAGCTTGAGCTTTAGTATTTccttttcaaaattaaaatcaccacacaaacaaaataatgaacacaGGATCCAGATTACTGAAACAGGTTTTAGCTGTAAAATTTGTTAGAGTCATAGTTTCATACCTCGACATTCTGTCACTTTCTGGATGTATCCGGAGGGGATTTTGTCAGCTGCTGAAGGTTGTGAGATGATCCAGATATGAGCAGAGGGAAGCAAATTCCTCTTGATGAGGTTTGTTAGCAGCACATCCATCGAGGCTGTTTCTTCCATATCAGTCAGGTCCTTGTTCTTTTCAAAATCCAGGGGAAGTTCACATTCTTCCAATCCATCAAGGACAAAAAGTACTTCACACTCATCATAATTGGAAACTCCTGGGTGTTTATTGGGATTGAGGAAATGATGAAGCAGATCGTTCatgttttgaactttttctcttcttgaaGTCAGCTTACGGAAATGAATTGGTACAACAAAGtctatgtttttattggatGTTCCCTTCGCCCAGTGTACCATGGACCTCTGTGTTTGGTACGTTTTACCGACACGAGCAACTCCCTTTGTAAGTACTGTTTGCCCGCCTTTTTCCTTTGAACCTAGAAAAGATGCTTCCCagatacatttgttttctttcttatctTCAGGCTCATGAATCTCATGGAGTTCTGTATCAGTTTTAAGTTCTCCCAGTTTTCTTTCATGCTGACTGAGGATTCTCTTCTTCAGCTCTGTGgtgagtttttgtttcatgtttttatctaaagaaaggaaaaagacaaaacaaaggaaTCAGAATGCAGTGAAACAAATTTTGCGATCTAAAATTACAAGAGATTGGCATCCAATATGAAATTGCAATATTTTTTGTTCACTGGTGACAAatcttttttattgttaagCTGATTAAAGTTTCCACTGTTTGATTCAACATTCTATATTCACAGAGCATATAAGCTTACATCGTATTTCTGTCCTCCTGTCAACACAGTTCTCAGGCAAGTGTTTGGCAGCTGAAGGTTGGGAGGTTATCCAGATCTGTGCAGAAGGAAGCAGAGATCCTCTGATGAGGTTTGTCAGTAACACATTTACTGAAGCTGATTCTCTCACATCAGTCACGGTGTCGTTGTTGTCAAAGTCAAGAGCTGTTTGAAAAGCATCCAATCCATCCAGGACAAACAGAACTTTGAACTGTTCAAAGTTAGAGATTTTACATTCATTCGTTTCCGGGTAGAAATTATGAAGAAGTTCGATTAAAGACAATTTCTCCCCTTTGAATGAATTAAGCTTTGAGATGTCAAGTAGAAAAATAACTCTATTTTTGGCTGTGCTCAGAATACCATTTTTAGACCACTCTTTAATGAATTTCTGCACATGGTGGGATTTTCCAATACCAGACTCTCCAACAGTCAGCACAGTTTTGATTGGTTGTCCATTTTTATCTTTGAAGATATCTTTTAGTGATTTCACTTCAGTAAATTCTTCAGGCCTTTTGTCTTCTCTCATGACGTGTTCTGTGTTTAGCCGGTTAGGATGATTTTTGTCTCCATCTTGAAGAGTTTTTCTACAGTTTTCTTTGATGGTCGATATCAGCTTCTTCTGTTGCTCTGCTGTCTctgcataaacaaaacaaattaaacatattATTAATGATAAAGGTCGGATTCAGCCCTGAATCACTACAGGCACAGTAAAAGTGACCATCTTGAATATTGAAAGCTagataaaaggaagaatgtgcaacattttacatataaatatagcagaaatcatgTATGTCCTATGTAaatgagtcatgactgtctacaatgagggagaagagCGAGTCCcgttggctgtgttgttgtcagagccatgtttacatcagGTTTACATGGATGTGACGGCCGACTCCTCTCCTTGGGTATAAAAGTAGTTTTAGTCAAgaaatagagaaaagaagaataacatgtTCACTGCGTATTTCGAATGTCACGCAAGTGTTttcagatcacggtcattctgtgtcaactGACATTCAGTGTGACGCTACAAGCTAATGTGTGCCAACATTAGCCTAACAGTAcgatgcaggccacaggcagtCCGCCCCTTCCACTAAACTCCTTCATGCCTACGTGAGTGGatgggggttggaggtgtgtcgctggaggagagtggaggcttaaGTCTGGTGGAGGTGTggtcaaacagcagtttgttttggtttcacgctggtgctcaagggcgacatctactgtatcgaaaagtcacacattcttccttttaataATGGCACAACACAGGAAGTATTATCTAGATttggctgtttttgaaacaaaCAAGAACTTTATAATACGAGATAAACATAAAGCTATTTTAGTTACATGCAAGTGTCTGCTTTGGTGAATTCAAATGAacagatttaaattatttcaggCAATCTAACTAAACATTTCTTTATCACTGTAAAAAACATATCTCCAATAAATCTGTCATGACTCTGAACAACTTAAATGATTTAGGAAACACCTGACATACTTCACTACACATATTGTTTATggcaggcagaaaaaaacatttgtttttctcttttcagttaGACcaagtctctttctttctgaatGTGTTTAATGAGCATATCTCTATCTTCCATGGCACCATCAATATTACTGAATAATGGGATGCCAGTATGCACAAATGGTAAAAAATGTACTATTCCAGTGATTTAACAGTCATATGATCATTATGTTTCTGTATCAAAGGAATTGAAATTGGATTCAACTAAATATCTTACCACGTTCTTTATTTCTGATGTCGCTTGGAGATGCCCCGTCTTTATCAAAGTTGAGAGGATCATCTTTGGAGAGGTCACTTCTCATAGAAACATCGCTGGGTGATAGAGAGTCTGGTCTCTCTGACACCAGTGGTCTGTAACACAAAATTGTGTCAGTGATTTCCTTTTCTTAGACTGATTTTCTATCAAAGAaggagcatttaaaaaaaaattcctacTTCTGTCCTCCTTTATTGAAGTTGAGAGGATCATCTTTGGACCGGTCACTTTTCATGGAAACACCACTGGGTGATGGAGAGTCTGGTCTTTCTGGCACCAGTGGTCTGTAACACAAAATTGTTTCAGTGATTTCATTTTCTTAGAATGATTCTCCATCAAAGAAcggaacttttttttaaatcctactTCGTTCCTCCTTTACTGAAGTTGAGAGGATCATCTTTGGACCGGTCACTTTTCATGGAAATGCCGCTGGGTGCTGGAG
Coding sequences within it:
- the LOC132990158 gene encoding uncharacterized protein LOC132990158 isoform X1, producing the protein MRSDLSKDDPLNFDKDGASPSDIRNKERETAEQQKKLISTIKENCRKTLQDGDKNHPNRLNTEHVMREDKRPEEFTEVKSLKDIFKDKNGQPIKTVLTVGESGIGKSHHVQKFIKEWSKNGILSTAKNRVIFLLDISKLNSFKGEKLSLIELLHNFYPETNECKISNFEQFKVLFVLDGLDAFQTALDFDNNDTVTDVRESASVNVLLTNLIRGSLLPSAQIWITSQPSAAKHLPENCVDRRTEIRYKNMKQKLTTELKKRILSQHERKLGELKTDTELHEIHEPEDKKENKCIWEASFLGSKEKGGQTVLTKGVARVGKTYQTQRSMVHWAKGTSNKNIDFVVPIHFRKLTSRREKVQNMNDLLHHFLNPNKHPGVSNYDECEVLFVLDGLEECELPLDFEKNKDLTDMEETASMDVLLTNLIKRNLLPSAHIWIISQPSAADKIPSGYIQKVTECRETLERRKKLISTLKGRFQKNIQDGDINHSNQTDTEHITREEKSIETKDGEKNERTVATSVTQVTAVSDIFKDTNEKKIRNVLTTGVTGIGKSFHVKRFIKEWAKNANSSVFTWLLDSIRGRVKAHDEEVIFPLDLSELNLIREKKVSLFELLNHFFEETQQIVISNFEQFKVLFVLDGLDAFQTALDFDNNDTVTDVRESASVNVLLTNLIRGSLLPSAQIWITSQPSAAKHLPDNCVDRRTEIRYKTDLASKWKLKSQLKEQFTHVTMGVDMQKTSALLNEIYTDLYIIEGERGEVNIQHEAIQIEGAKFKPKETSIKYDAIFEPAVGKPKNIKSVLTTGMAGIGKSFATMKYMLDWAEDKSHTDIFFMFPLSFRELNLRKDEMHSLEELIYSFFPGMKTSEIEDYDKYNILIVLDGFDECRLDLVFNESEECTDVKKQTSVKVLLTNLIQGNLLSKAQVWITSRPAASNSIPAGKVDRVTEVRGFNDDQKEEYFRKRFDDKDLAEKILSHVKTSRTVYIMCHIPVFCWLTSTVLEDFVERKEVGKMPSTLTDMYIHFVLLQCRQANVKYGTDETSENSEPDSCWNTRNKTTVVSLGKLAFEGLETGDLVFTEETLIECGVNITEAAVFSGIFTQIKRESHGLYQQKLFCFVHLSVQEFMAAFYAFHTFSDKGVNLLAKPPSTDTDVPALDFYRTAVDKALGSRNGDWDLFLRFLLGLSLETNQTLLKELLKKTENNKETNEKTIGYIKEKIREENSDADQNFNLFHCLNELNDQSLVKEVKKYLKSETATFENFSTSQWSALTFVLLTSDEKLDVFDLKKYRKSEKVLLGMLPVVKVAKTAMLSWCELTAESCKGLLSSVLNSASSNLTELDLSHNDLLDTGVKLLADGLMSLHCKLEILKLSGCQVTEEGCSYLASALKSNKASSLKHLDLSYNYPGCNGAAVLSAIAEDPDMSLTTLCLEHCGEHRLKPGIKKYDGELTFDENTVNKRLVLSEGNRKVKTIKPEEKVERPENEYRFKRSQVFCKESQSGLFYWEVEWKGTVGIAVAYRGVGRKWDSKCGLGCNDMSWSLLCSKDRYTARHGKTSKHITDLFSQKIAVLLDWEAGTLTYYSDISGELSLIHTFHANFTKPVYPSFWFKRGSVTLCKIDKTPLRWSAIKRQSPKLTKKAKAKAIKSSAPKGATRGWQ
- the LOC132990158 gene encoding uncharacterized protein LOC132990158 isoform X2, whose product is MREDKRPEEFTEVKSLKDIFKDKNGQPIKTVLTVGESGIGKSHHVQKFIKEWSKNGILSTAKNRVIFLLDISKLNSFKGEKLSLIELLHNFYPETNECKISNFEQFKVLFVLDGLDAFQTALDFDNNDTVTDVRESASVNVLLTNLIRGSLLPSAQIWITSQPSAAKHLPENCVDRRTEIRYKNMKQKLTTELKKRILSQHERKLGELKTDTELHEIHEPEDKKENKCIWEASFLGSKEKGGQTVLTKGVARVGKTYQTQRSMVHWAKGTSNKNIDFVVPIHFRKLTSRREKVQNMNDLLHHFLNPNKHPGVSNYDECEVLFVLDGLEECELPLDFEKNKDLTDMEETASMDVLLTNLIKRNLLPSAHIWIISQPSAADKIPSGYIQKVTECRETLERRKKLISTLKGRFQKNIQDGDINHSNQTDTEHITREEKSIETKDGEKNERTVATSVTQVTAVSDIFKDTNEKKIRNVLTTGVTGIGKSFHVKRFIKEWAKNANSSVFTWLLDSIRGRVKAHDEEVIFPLDLSELNLIREKKVSLFELLNHFFEETQQIVISNFEQFKVLFVLDGLDAFQTALDFDNNDTVTDVRESASVNVLLTNLIRGSLLPSAQIWITSQPSAAKHLPDNCVDRRTEIRYKTDLASKWKLKSQLKEQFTHVTMGVDMQKTSALLNEIYTDLYIIEGERGEVNIQHEAIQIEGAKFKPKETSIKYDAIFEPAVGKPKNIKSVLTTGMAGIGKSFATMKYMLDWAEDKSHTDIFFMFPLSFRELNLRKDEMHSLEELIYSFFPGMKTSEIEDYDKYNILIVLDGFDECRLDLVFNESEECTDVKKQTSVKVLLTNLIQGNLLSKAQVWITSRPAASNSIPAGKVDRVTEVRGFNDDQKEEYFRKRFDDKDLAEKILSHVKTSRTVYIMCHIPVFCWLTSTVLEDFVERKEVGKMPSTLTDMYIHFVLLQCRQANVKYGTDETSENSEPDSCWNTRNKTTVVSLGKLAFEGLETGDLVFTEETLIECGVNITEAAVFSGIFTQIKRESHGLYQQKLFCFVHLSVQEFMAAFYAFHTFSDKGVNLLAKPPSTDTDVPALDFYRTAVDKALGSRNGDWDLFLRFLLGLSLETNQTLLKELLKKTENNKETNEKTIGYIKEKIREENSDADQNFNLFHCLNELNDQSLVKEVKKYLKSETATFENFSTSQWSALTFVLLTSDEKLDVFDLKKYRKSEKVLLGMLPVVKVAKTAMLSWCELTAESCKGLLSSVLNSASSNLTELDLSHNDLLDTGVKLLADGLMSLHCKLEILKLSGCQVTEEGCSYLASALKSNKASSLKHLDLSYNYPGCNGAAVLSAIAEDPDMSLTTLCLEHCGEHRLKPGIKKYDGELTFDENTVNKRLVLSEGNRKVKTIKPEEKVERPENEYRFKRSQVFCKESQSGLFYWEVEWKGTVGIAVAYRGVGRKWDSKCGLGCNDMSWSLLCSKDRYTARHGKTSKHITDLFSQKIAVLLDWEAGTLTYYSDISGELSLIHTFHANFTKPVYPSFWFKRGSVTLCKIDKTPLRWSAIKRQSPKLTKKAKAKAIKSSAPKGATRGWQ